The window TGGAGGGGAGGAGCTCCGGTCGCAGCAGCTGCGCAGGCGCAGTTCCTTCCCGAGGCCGCGCGGGAAGCAGGATGGCGGGCGCTGCCCGGGGCGGAAGGGGGCGGGACTTCCGCGCTCCGCGCCCCCTGCCCCGCCCTCCCCTCGGCGCGTGCGCGGGCGGTGGTCGCAGCGGGTGGTGCCGCTGAGCGGCGCGGGGCGGGGGTGGCGCGCGCAGGCGTGGTGCGGGCGGAGGGGAAGTGAGGCGGGCTCGCGCGGCGCCTTTTCCGGCGGTGCTGGCTGAGGGAGCGGCGCGCAGCGGAGCCGGCCCGAGCCCGCTGGCGGCCCTCAGGTAACTGTCGACggttcccttcccttctccgCTCTGCCGTGCACCTCGTTTCATGCTCTTTCCGTCCCTTTGCAGGCAGGACGAGGAGCCGCCGCCCCTGAGCCGGCATCcatgagctgagctgccggGGCGAGAGCCAAGGCAGGAGCCGGGCGGAGCCGCCGCCTCAGGCCCGGCGGAGGAGCGAAGCGTGGCGCGGCTCCTCTTCCCACGGCGCCCGGGCTTCACCGCCTCGCCAGGCCTCCCCTCACCACCCTTCCCGCCCCGCTTCTTCCGCAGCCGCCCCATGCGCGTCCGGCGCTGAGCCCCGTTTGCCCTTGCCCCGACACCATCCTCCCGTGCGGACCGGTCCTGCTCTGGTTCGGCCCCCGCCCCGCGCGGGCTGCTCGGGAGGGTCGGCGTTAGCCCTCCGCTCCCCCACCCCGCACCTCGGAGGCGCCGGGCCCCTTGGATGCCGCCGAGATGGGCAAGGTGCTGTCCAAGATCTTCGGTAACAAGGAGATGCGGATCCTGATGCTGGGTCTGGACGCGGCTGGTAAAACCACAATCCTGTACAAACTGAAACTGGGCCAGTCTGTCACCACCATCCCCACCGTAGGCTTCAACGTGGAGACGGTTACTTACAAAAACGTCAAGTTCAATGTGTGGGATGTCGGGGGCCAGGACAAGATCCGTCCCCTCTGGAGGCACTATTACACGGGCACGCAAGGGTTGATCTTTGTGGTGGACTGCGCCGATCGTGACCGCATCGACGAGGCCCGCCAGGAGCTCCACCGCATTATCAACGACAGGGAGATGCGGGACGCCATCATCCTTATCTTCGCCaacaagcaggacctgcctgaTGCCATGAAACCCCATGAAATCCAGGAGAAACTGGGCCTGACCCGAATCAGGGATAGGAATTGGTATGTGCAGCCCTCCTGTGCTACTACGGGGGATGGACTTTATGAAGGGCTGACATGGTTAACATCCAATTATAAATCCTAATGAGAGAACAACTATTTAGTCTacaaagaattaaagaaaaaacccacatggCTTTCCAGAATAATGATTCTCtactgaaaagtaaaacaaaagtaTCCATAGGATTATGATCAACTTTCTCCAGTTACCACCCTTTCCTTCTGCAGTCACGACTTGGATGGATTCCTGTTTTAAATCTTGCTCACGACTTGACTGGATTCCTGTTTTAACTCTTCTTGCTTGGCGTTAGGATGCTCTAATCTCCGAATGTGACACGAACACAAGCACTAGATGCTATGGCAGACTTCCAGCAAACAGGGGAAAGACACATTGTAGACTTGCTAAGTaaccttttttttgtgttttcctcttgATAGCCCTTAAGATGGTTTGGTTATTTTGGGGATGGTTGGGGGAGGGGTACCATTTTCAGTGTATGCTTTCTGGTTCTACTtttttgattatattttttttccttctgtcatttGCTGTAGATTGCTACTTTTTTGCATTCATGCAGAATATGTTGATAGGTCTGCATCATCTAGTAAACTGAAAATTATGGCTTAAAATCAAACTGTAGTCTGTCTTTTTATATTaaggacttttttttaaaaaagttctGTTAACTTGCAACTATATAGtgactctcagcctgtcttctcaTCTCAGACTACTAATGAAACGAATCCTTGCCTCAGTGGCAGATAGTGAGAATACCATTGTAACATGTTCAAAGTGCATATCAAGTATAATGTTTGCTAGGTAATGTAAGAACTGCTTTGAAATGTCAGCTGTGAAGTTCTGAACCATACATCATGCATGAGAAAGGATGCAAATAAGTTCCCCATACTACATAGCAATCATATAGCAAATAAGACATGAATGATGTAATAGTTCCAGGGTAGATActgttcagttttcttcttgcattGCAGACTTAAGCAATGTTTAGCTGCAGTTTTTACTACTCATGTCAGTCTCCAATTCAATGCAAGATAGGTTCCTTCCAGAAAATGCAGCAATAACATGTCAGCATGTAAGCTAGTTTTACTCCAGATTGCAGATGTGTAGGCAAAAATCTAGTAATGACTTGCCTGTCTTGTGATCAAGACAAATGGCTTTCATCTCAAGGCAGCTGAAGACatctaaatattaaaaagatttcttattctttctggCACGCACATAGCAGAGAGGTAAGTtttgggttggattttttttttccattttgtagaCTTGTGAAGGGGCAAGTTCCATGCTCAGCTTTAGTTGAGCTCAGTAATTCTGACATCTGAATAATAACCATTTCATGGAAATAGTTACTGGTTTAGTTTTCCAAGACTTGACTGAACTCATGCAAGTAGTTGCAGTCTTTGCCATCTGTCTCAGTTGTTGCTGTAGTCCTGTAGGAAGGGAACTATGTTGGATGTCTGCAGCCCATTGAGTAGCTACTAATGAGAGCTGGGAGGGGAGAGAGTATATGACTATGAATGTAAACTTCCATAATTAGTTCCTAAAGGGCAAACAGCTCATTTGCCATATCACAGTTTGCAGATGTGactggcaaaaaaacccacccagaacAAGTATTAGTATAAAAAATCAAGCATTAATGCTGGGTGCAAAAAATGTTAAAGCAGCTGGTTCTTATTCAGCCTTAAGGATTAACTTCACATTTCCTCAAGGAGTTAAACTCAATTGGGGAATTCTAGGAATGTATgctacaaaaccagaagaaaatggctttttgtttgtttgggttttttttcccccccaggGATATGAGTTTTACATGAAATTGGGGGCATTACACTACATTACAGCAGTGTTGACTCTGCATGCTGAGTACATTGTATATGGAGCTCTTACCAAAGATGTATAGGaagataaaaatactgaattctcttctgaaatgaaatgctttGGACCACTTAAAAGTTCCTTTAGAATATGGTTCCAAAAGACTTACCTTGATGTGGGTTGCAAATGGGACTGAATGGGTTCTTGACACTGGAAGACAGAGCATTGATTGACTGTAAGCCTTTGTGAGTTAGAGTCTGTTAAAGATTGATGTAGAATAACTGCAATATCAGGTTTGAAGAAGAGGAGGTGAGGGATTTTTTCCACTCAAGGCTTTTTGCCATTGGAGTATCATTGCTCTATTTTCTAGCTGccgggttttttttctttttttcttttctgttgatgTAACTTAACAAATAGCGTGGTGGTATAAAGACTAAAAATACAAGAATATggttactgttttcttctggagCATAAATAAAATAGCCAAGCACAAAGTTAATGCCTAAACTGGAAAACTTGAAGCTGTATTAATGGTTCTTGAACTTTCTTAAATCTATTCTCAGTCAACATAGAAACTTC of the Melopsittacus undulatus isolate bMelUnd1 chromosome 4, bMelUnd1.mat.Z, whole genome shotgun sequence genome contains:
- the ARF6 gene encoding ADP-ribosylation factor 6, with the protein product MGKVLSKIFGNKEMRILMLGLDAAGKTTILYKLKLGQSVTTIPTVGFNVETVTYKNVKFNVWDVGGQDKIRPLWRHYYTGTQGLIFVVDCADRDRIDEARQELHRIINDREMRDAIILIFANKQDLPDAMKPHEIQEKLGLTRIRDRNWYVQPSCATTGDGLYEGLTWLTSNYKS